Sequence from the Methanosarcina siciliae T4/M genome:
GCCTGAGGAAACTGCTATCCAATTCACAAAAGAGGTAAGTAAGAAAATGCACTTCAGTCTTGGAATAGATGCAGGGGGCACCTATACTGATGCCGTTATCATAAGGGATTCCGACGGAGCAGTAGTTGAGTCAAGCAAAGCCCTTACGACTTATCCCGACCCCCTGCCGGGAATGAAAAACGCAATCGACAGACTGGACCCTGGCTATCTTAAGGATATAAAGCTCGTATCCGTATCTACCACCCTGTCCACAAATACGATTCTGGAAAGCACCGGATTTCCGGTCGGGCTGATCATGATAGGGGACTATGTGATCCCTGAGAACCTTCCTACAGACTACTGGATAGCAGTCTCAGGCGGGCACGACAGCGATGGGGAAGAGCTAAAAGTTCTGGATCTTGATTCTGTGGAAGAATTCGCCCTCAAAGTAAAGAGTAAGGTTTCGGCTTTTGCAGTTTCCTCTTACTTCAGCAACCGAAACCCCGAGCACGAGCTTGCAGTCAAAAAAGCGGTAAAGGACATTACCGGACACCCTGTCGTATGCGGGCATGAGCTATCCCAGGACCTCGGAGCCTATGAAAGAGCTATAACTGCTTTTCTGAACGCCCAGTTAATCCCGATTACCCATAAGTTCATCAAGGCAATAATCAGAGAATTCGAAAGCCGTGGGATCAACGCAAACTTGTTGATGTTAAAATGTGACGGGTCGGTGGTTGGAATCGAAGAAGCCCTGGAAAAACCCATCGAGACCATCTTTTCAGGGCCTGCTGCAAGCCTTGTAGGTGCATCTCACCTCAGCCGGCTTAACACATGTGCCATGATTGACGTTGGCGGCACGAGCACGGACGTAGCCATGATGCAGAACGGACTGCCGGAACTCAGCAGTGCAGGGGCAGTAGTAGGAGGCTGGCAGACCCGCGTAAAAGCTATCCGTATGGAGACTTCGGCAACCGGAGGAGACAGCCACATCTGGCTTAAAGGGGACAGAATCAACGTAGGGCCTCGCCGGGTTATTCCTCTCTGCAGGGCTTCTGTTATCTACCCCGAATTCAGGGAGAAACTCAAGCACAACAGGGTAGCAAAAGGGTATCTCTGTGAAAATATCCAGGTAACGAAATTTTTTGTCCGCACGGGATTCAGGCCTCTCGAGCTGAAAGCAGGAGAACGGGAGATATACAAACATATCGGAAAAGAGCCCGTTGCCTTCGGAGACCTGCTCATTGCACTGAAAAAACGCCCTTCCCCTTCAATACTCGATTCACTCATACAGAAAAGACTGATTCAGGCCATAGGTTTTACACCCACCGACGCCCTGCACGTCCTTGGAGAGTATAACGAGTGGGATACGGAAGCTGCAAGGATAGGAGCACATATGCTCGGGCGGCCCCTGAAGCTAAGCCCCGAGGACCTCAGTGCTGAAGTAAAGCGCAGGGTTGCGCGCAACATTGCCGAAGATCTTATCGCATACCTGATAGAGGGAATGCCCAGAAATGAAATTGACAGGGTACTTCTGGGAAAGAACTTCACGCGCTTCAGAGTAGAAATTCCCGTTGTCCTTCTCGGGGGCCCCGTGAGGGCATACGTAGAAGACCTGCGAAAACTAATTAATGCCGAGTTCATAGTCCCCGAATATGCCGATGTTGGAAATGCTGTTGGTGCTCTTGTTGGAAAAGGAATTAAAAGAGTAGAGATCCTCATAAAAACCAGACTTGTCCCCAAATCCAGGGAAGAAAAATCAGAAGAGGATGAGGAATACGGTATAGCTCCGGAAAGTGAAGTTATAGAAAGTGCCATTCAGCAGGAAAAGAAAAACGAGTACATTGTGTTTTCTCCGTCGGAGAGGAAGAAATTTGAAAAATACAATGAAGCTCTGGAATATGGAGAAAAACTTGGGAAACAGCTTGTCATGGACTACATGATCGGAGCAGGGCTTGGAAAAGAGGAAATAAGGATAGATGTCAGTAGAAAGCACCTGGCACCTCCGGGCTGGACTGACGTGCCCCTGGAAACAAAGCTTGTATATGTAGGGGTAGGCTTACCGAAGAATTCTCTTACAGTTTAAAGGAAAAAATAGGAAGAGATGTGAATTACTGCACACTATAAATAGAAATATATATCTTGAAACATAACTTTACAAACCCGGCTAAAAAGGGAATTTGTACGGCTGAAAAAGAAATCGATCGCCTAAAATAGAGTAAAAAATGGGGCTGTTTTGACAATGCAATATAGTCTGGGTATTGACGCAGGTGGGACATACACTGATGCAGTTATCTTAAGGGATTCGGACAGCCGGATACTGGATACAAGCAAAGCTATTACCACCTATCCAAACCTGATGACCGGAATACGAAATGCAATTGATAAGTTAAACCCGGAATATCTCAAGCAAGTAAAACTCGTGTCGGTTTCAACAACCCTCTCGACAAATACAATCCTTGAAAGGACCGGATACCCTGTTGGCCTGATCCTTGTAGGGGACTACATCATTCCAAAGGAGCTGCCAGCCGACTACTGTATAAAGGTGAAAGGGGGGCACGACAGCAATGGAGACGAACTCTGTCCCCTTGACCTTACGGCTGTAGAACAGTTTGCAGTGAGTCTCAAAAAGAAAGTGTCCGCATTTGCCGTTTCTTCCTATTTCAGCACTCGAAACCCGGAACATGAGTTAAAGATAAAGGATGTAATCCTCAAACTTACGGGACATCCTGTGGTCTGCGGGCATGAGCTCTCCCAGGACCTCGGAGCCTATGAAAGAGCAGCAACAGCAGTCTTAAATGCCCAGCTAATTCCCATAACATACCAGTTTATCCATTCCATCATGAATGAAGTAAAGGAAAGAAACCTTGATGCGAAGGTTCTGATGTTAAAATGTGACGGCTCGGTCATAGATATTAAAGGTGCGAAACTGCGCCCGATTGAAACTATTTTTTCAGGCCCCGCTGCAAGTATTATGGGAGCTTCACACCTTTCAGGGCTTGACACCTGTACGGTAATCGATGTTGGAGGAACAAGCACGGATGTCTCCATAATTAAAAACGGCCTTCCTGAGCTCTGCGAGAAAGGGGCAATTGTTGGGGGCTGGCAGACCCGCGTAAAAGCTATAAAAATGGAAAGCTCCGCAAACGGGGGAGACAGCCATGTGTGGTTTAAGAAATGCATAAGGATAGGTCCGAGAAGGGTCATGCCACTCTGTTTTGCTGCGGTAAATTACCCTAACTTTAAAGAAAAACTTGAGAAAAATCCCGTACCATTAAGAACCATGCTCAACGAGCATGTCCAGCCAACCAAGTTTTTTGTCAGAACCGGAGTAATACCCATTAACCCAACGGAGAGTGAAAAGAAACTGCTTGAAGTTATAGGGGACGAGCCTCTTTCTATCCACGAAATATTAAATAAAATGAAGCGTTTTCCTTCTCCTGCGGTTCTGGATTCCCTGCTCAACCAGCGGTCGATCCAGGCAATAGGCTTTACGCCCACAGATGCCCTGCACGTCCTTGGGGAATACACGGAATGGGACGTGGAGACCTCCCTGATAGGAGCCAAAAAACTTTCCCGTTTTACTCAACTGGGCGTGCACGCCTTCTGTAAGAAAATAAAACAGCAGGTTGCAAGAAATATGGCTTACAGCCTGATATCCTTCATAATGGAAGGTAGGGGAAAAGATGGAATAAAGATGATGCTGGAAGAAGAAGTCCCTATCCAGTACAAGGTAAATATCCCCATAGTTCTGCTGGGCGGACCTGTAAAAGCCTACTACGGAGAACTGAAATCTCTTATTGATGCGGATATTATCGCCCCCGAACAAGCGAGAGTAGGCAACGCTGTCGGAGCTCTTGTAGGAAAAGGGATTAAAAGAATTGAGATAACTATCAGGCCTTACTCGATGGAAAACCCGGACCAGAATTTCCTTGTATTTACTCCGGTAGGAAGAAAAAAGTTTGAGCAGTACCGGGCTGCCCTTGAATACTCTCAAAAAGCCGGGGAAGAATTAATTCTGGATTCCCTGAAAGATTTCGGGCTTCCGGAAAGTTCGATAAAGATAGATACCAGCATAGAGTATCTCGTGCCTCCGGGATGGAAGCAGACCCCTATGGAGACAAAGATGACGTTTGTGGGAGTCTGTACTCCAGGTTTTTCAATGGACTGAATCCTATAGTTATGCCCCCAGAAAACAGGTAGTTTGAAAAAATGCCGGTGAAATTGAAAAGAACAGCCAATGGACCAGCCTGCCGGGAAGAAGGATCGGCAGCATATCGCAGCACATTATACTGCAGGAAGTAGGAAGATATGGAATCTTCACTTATTGATCTTGTTTTCCGCTCCGATAAAAGAAAAAACCTTCTTATACTGCTGGATAGCGGTTCAAAAAACATTGATGAAATCAAGGATGAACTGGATGTTACTGCCACGTCAATTCTCCCCCAGATAAAGAAATTGATAGACAGCGACCTTATCGTTCAGGAAGACCGGATGTACAAACTCACGGTACTCGGAGAGTTCATAATCAAAAAGGTAAAGCCCCTAATCAGCGCCCTTGAGGTTGTGGAAAAAAATAACTCTTACTGGACAGGGCACGACCTGAATTCAATCCCCCGCCACCTGCTCGAAAGAATCTCAGAGCTTGGAGACTGCACTCTTATAGAGCCGGACCTGAACCATATTTATGAGCCCTCCCAGAAAATTATTGATAGCATGGCCGATGTAAAAATGGTCTCAACCTTTGCTTCATATTTTAATCCTGCCTATTTACCCCTGTACGTTGAACTTGGCAGAAAGGATGCCGAACTATCTCTTAATTTTACGCAGTCAGTCTGGGACCATCTCTCAAACGAGCACTCAAATATGATAAAAGAGCTAATGAGCATGGATAATGTGAGCCTTTATATCTCGAAAGAGGGAATAAAGCTAACTGAAATTACAGTCACTGATAGAATAATGCTCCTTGGGCTCTTTGACAAAAATGGAAAGTTCGACCAGCAGTTTATTATGAGTTTTGAGCCTGTTGCCCTGCGCTGGGGCCAGGAATTGTTTGATTATTTCAAGAGACTTTCCAAGCAGGTTAATAAGATATGACTTTAAAATGACCTTATAAGAGGAAAGGCACAGATAAATTCATAAACTTATATAAAATATAGATACTGTGTCTGCATCCAAACATGTGAGAGGAAGATAGAGAAAAAGTTTCCGAATGAGGTTAGG
This genomic interval carries:
- a CDS encoding hydantoinase/oxoprolinase family protein, with the protein product MHFSLGIDAGGTYTDAVIIRDSDGAVVESSKALTTYPDPLPGMKNAIDRLDPGYLKDIKLVSVSTTLSTNTILESTGFPVGLIMIGDYVIPENLPTDYWIAVSGGHDSDGEELKVLDLDSVEEFALKVKSKVSAFAVSSYFSNRNPEHELAVKKAVKDITGHPVVCGHELSQDLGAYERAITAFLNAQLIPITHKFIKAIIREFESRGINANLLMLKCDGSVVGIEEALEKPIETIFSGPAASLVGASHLSRLNTCAMIDVGGTSTDVAMMQNGLPELSSAGAVVGGWQTRVKAIRMETSATGGDSHIWLKGDRINVGPRRVIPLCRASVIYPEFREKLKHNRVAKGYLCENIQVTKFFVRTGFRPLELKAGEREIYKHIGKEPVAFGDLLIALKKRPSPSILDSLIQKRLIQAIGFTPTDALHVLGEYNEWDTEAARIGAHMLGRPLKLSPEDLSAEVKRRVARNIAEDLIAYLIEGMPRNEIDRVLLGKNFTRFRVEIPVVLLGGPVRAYVEDLRKLINAEFIVPEYADVGNAVGALVGKGIKRVEILIKTRLVPKSREEKSEEDEEYGIAPESEVIESAIQQEKKNEYIVFSPSERKKFEKYNEALEYGEKLGKQLVMDYMIGAGLGKEEIRIDVSRKHLAPPGWTDVPLETKLVYVGVGLPKNSLTV
- a CDS encoding helix-turn-helix transcriptional regulator translates to MESSLIDLVFRSDKRKNLLILLDSGSKNIDEIKDELDVTATSILPQIKKLIDSDLIVQEDRMYKLTVLGEFIIKKVKPLISALEVVEKNNSYWTGHDLNSIPRHLLERISELGDCTLIEPDLNHIYEPSQKIIDSMADVKMVSTFASYFNPAYLPLYVELGRKDAELSLNFTQSVWDHLSNEHSNMIKELMSMDNVSLYISKEGIKLTEITVTDRIMLLGLFDKNGKFDQQFIMSFEPVALRWGQELFDYFKRLSKQVNKI
- a CDS encoding hydantoinase/oxoprolinase N-terminal domain-containing protein, which produces MQYSLGIDAGGTYTDAVILRDSDSRILDTSKAITTYPNLMTGIRNAIDKLNPEYLKQVKLVSVSTTLSTNTILERTGYPVGLILVGDYIIPKELPADYCIKVKGGHDSNGDELCPLDLTAVEQFAVSLKKKVSAFAVSSYFSTRNPEHELKIKDVILKLTGHPVVCGHELSQDLGAYERAATAVLNAQLIPITYQFIHSIMNEVKERNLDAKVLMLKCDGSVIDIKGAKLRPIETIFSGPAASIMGASHLSGLDTCTVIDVGGTSTDVSIIKNGLPELCEKGAIVGGWQTRVKAIKMESSANGGDSHVWFKKCIRIGPRRVMPLCFAAVNYPNFKEKLEKNPVPLRTMLNEHVQPTKFFVRTGVIPINPTESEKKLLEVIGDEPLSIHEILNKMKRFPSPAVLDSLLNQRSIQAIGFTPTDALHVLGEYTEWDVETSLIGAKKLSRFTQLGVHAFCKKIKQQVARNMAYSLISFIMEGRGKDGIKMMLEEEVPIQYKVNIPIVLLGGPVKAYYGELKSLIDADIIAPEQARVGNAVGALVGKGIKRIEITIRPYSMENPDQNFLVFTPVGRKKFEQYRAALEYSQKAGEELILDSLKDFGLPESSIKIDTSIEYLVPPGWKQTPMETKMTFVGVCTPGFSMD